TTCGCGCCCGACGACTCGTTGAGCCCTTTCGGCCTCCGGCCTTCCGCGCGGTCAAGCGTTCTCCGCACTCGCCGGTCGAAAGAGTTCACTCTCGGTGATAGTACTGATGCGTAGCCGATTAATGACGCGGTGAAGTGTCGAAGCACACTGTCCGGAACTGGAATCTGCCGGTAACCGCTCGCTGGATGGTGTTTCATCGACACATCCAGGTACCAGGCCATTCGACGTGATGGGATCCATCGGATGCTTTTCGACCGGGCCCAGCTCACGGCCGCGCTGCCCCAGTACGAGGTGGGAGCTGAGCTGGGTCGCGGCGGCTTCGGGTTGGTCATCGAGGGCCGTCATCGACGCCTCGGCCGACCGGTCGCGATCAAGATTCTGACGATTTCCGGCCCGGATGTCGAGCGCCGATTTCTTGCCGAAGCGCAAGTAATGGCGGTATTCGACCACCCGCATGTCGTCCGCGTACATGACTATGCGGAAAGCGACGGCCTCTGTCTGATCGTCATGGAACACCTTCCGGGTGGCACCCTTACGTCACGCATCGCCGAGGGGATCCGCCCGGAGACCGCGTGCGCGATCGGGCTGGCGATCGCCGACGCGCTGCACGCGGCGCACCAGCGCGGCATCGTGCACCGCGACATCAAGCCCGACAACGTTCTGTTCGCGGGCGACGGGGCCGTCAAGGTCACCGACTTCGGCATCGCGAAGCTCTTCGAGGGCTCCTCGATCACGACCGGCACGCTGGTGGGGACGCCGGCCTACGCCGCGCCCGAGCAGATCCTCGGCCAGCGCGTCGGTCCGCCCACGGACGTGTACGCGGTCGGCGGATTGGTCTACCACATGCTGACCGGGCGGACGCCGTTCTCGCTCGAGCTGCCGTTCTCGGCGATGCTCCACCACCACCTGACGAAGCGCCCGGAGTTGCCGGCCGGTATGCCGCCCCAGATCGCGGCGGTGATCGGCCAGACGCTGGAGAAGGAGCCGGCCGCGCGTCCGGCGTCCGCGAAGGCTTTTGCACTGGCGCTCGCGGCCGCCGCCGTGGCGGACTTCGGATCCAGCTGGTCCGCGAACGCGGACACACCACTCCGGGTGGACGACGACGTGCGCGCCGTGATGGCGCTGACCACCGGTTCGGCGCAGGCGCGGCTCGGCGGGAGGCCCCGGCCGGCCCCGCGACGGCAGTCGACCGACGCGTCCGTGCCGCTCCAGTTGCGGACCCCGCCCCCCGGTCACCTCGCGATCCCCGAGTCCGGGCCGTTCACCCCGCCACCGGGCTACGACCTCTCCGGAACGAACTACGACCGCACCGGCGGAGTCGGCTCCTCGTACGGGCACGGTGTCCAGCCCGGCGGGCCGGTCACCCCCGGATATCGTCCACCGACGAACGTCGGCCCGTCGTTCGGTCACGGCGCCGGTCCCGACGTGCGGTCGTCGTTCGGTCACGGGGCGGACGACGCACTCGGCGCGCCGCCGGTGACGCGGTCCGGACGGCACGCCGCCGAGCCGGACGTCGCGCCGATCTCCGGGCCCGGGTTCGCGCCACCAACCTCGTCGACCGGTGTGGCGCCGCCGCTGTCGCCGGCCGGCTCGGTAGGAAGCCCGCCGGTCGGCAGCCCGCCGGTGGGCAGCCCTCCGCCGCTGGGAAGCCCTCCGTTCGGAGGCCCACCGCTCGACAGCTCAGCGCGGCTAGGCAGTGTGCCGCCGCCGGCGAGCCCGGCGCCGTTCGGTAGCCCACCACCGACCGGGCACCCGGTGTCCGTCGGGCACTCGGCGTCGGGAACCTCCGACGCGACGCCGTGGCGAGCGGGGCCGGGCATCGGACGGCGGGCGGCGCGACGGCGTCAGCAACGGTCGGAGCCGCACCCGGACGACCTGGACGCCGAGGAAGGCCTCCCGCGCCGGATGGTGATCCTGCTGGTGATCATCGTCGTCGTGGTGGCGGCGATCAGCATCGCGATCGGCGCCGGCCTCGGCTCGCTGCAGCGCAGCACCGAGAGCGACAGCCTGCCCGCACCGCACTCGGTGGTGGAGAGCGTCAGACAGTGATGACGATCTTGCCCGCTGGGTGTCCCTCGGCGAGGTAGCGCATCGCGTCCGGCGCCTCGTCGAGCGAGTAGGTGTGGACGATCGGCGGCGTCACCGAGCCGGCCGTCATCAGGCGACCGAGCTCCTCGAAATCGGCGACGTTCTCCGTACCGAGGAGGTTCCGCATCCGGCGGCGGCGGACGATCCCGATCAGTGGCGCGAACAGTTGCCGGTGGAAGCCCTGCAGCAGCCGTCCGCGTGACTCCTCGCCGCCGACGAGGACGAGCGTCCCGGTCGGTGTCAGCGCGCGCTGCAGGAGCGACAGCGGTCGGTTTCCGGCGGTGTCGACGACGACGTCGTACCGCGCGCCGTGGGCGTCCACTTCCTCGCGGGTGTAGTCGATGACGTCGTCGGCGCCGATCGAGCGCACCAGGTCGATCTTCGAGGTGCTGCAGACGCCGGTGACCGTCGCGCCGAGCGACTTGCCGATCTGGACGGCGAACGACCCGACGCCGCCGGCCGCGCCGATCACCAGAACGCGCTGGCCGGCCCGCACGCGTCCGAGGTCGCGAATCGCTTGCAGCGCGGACGTTCCGGAGCAGCCGACGGTGGAGGCCTGCTCGAACGAGACGTTCGGCGGTAACGAGGCGAGCCGCTTCTCGGGCGCCACGGCGTACTCGGCCCAGCAGCCGGTGCTGTTGGTGCCGAACACCTCGTCGCCGGGCCGGAAGCGGGTCACCTGCGCGCCGACCTCGGTGACGACGCCGGCGAAGGCCCGGCCGAGCACCGCGACCTTCGGCGCACGGAGTCCGATGACCGGGCGCATCAGATAGGGGCGGCCGGTCATCATGTGCCAGACGCCGCGGTCGTTGCTGGCCGCTCGGACTCTGACGAGCACCTCGCGGTCGCCCGGGGTCGGCGCGGGCACCTCCCGCACCTCGAGAACGTCGGCCTCGCCGTAGACGGTGCGCACGCACGCTTTCATGTCGCTCCTCCTGGGTCTTCCGGGTAGTGGAATACGTCGTCGAGTGGAACGTGGAACACACGGGCGATACGGAACGCCATCTCCAGCGAGGGCGAGTACCGCCCCTGCTCGATGGCGATGACGGTTTGCCGGGTCACGCCGATGCGCTCGGCCAGTTCGGCCTGGGTCATCTCGCCGTTGGCGAAGCGCAGGGCGCGGATCGAATTCGTGACCCGGGTCGGCTTCACCATTCGGGGAACGTCCGGCGGTAGACGATCACCTTGGTGACCGAGCCGAGGATCCCGGCCAGTACGAAGCACAGGTAGATGACGTTCGCGATCCAGAACTGGTCCCACTCGACGATGCACATCAGCATCGCCGCGACACCGCCGATCGTGACGAACGACTGACCGACGTACTCACCGAGCCGGTTGATCTCCTTGTCGCGCACGTCGCGGGCTCGAGACGCGTGCGGCGTGAAGATGCTCATCAGGATCTCGATCACGATCGCGGCGACGATCGCGCCGCCGATCGTGGTCAGCAACGGTCCCGCGTACGGGACGTCGGACAACGCTCGCCCGTCCGTGCGGCCGACGATCGTGACGACGTACGCCACGTACGCCACCACGCTGACGACCAGCATGATCCACGCCCGCTTCTCGGTGAGCGTCACCCAGGGCCTCCGATGTAAAGCATTCTTAACACCTCCGATGTCTGTCAGAGTAGACACCGTGTCAAGAGTTCTTTACACGAAGGCCGCGCGGCGACGGTTGTGGACCGCCGCGCGGAACAGTTCCCGTACAACCTGCGAACACGGCAGCTCAGGGCAGAGATTTGGGCGGGATCCGCCTACCGTTCCGAACCGATGAAGAGGATCACTCGATCGCTCCGCACCGCCCTCCCGGCCCGGGGCTGGCTGTTGCTCGCCGCGCTGTGCGCGCTCGCCGTCCTGCTGGCGTCGGCGACGAACGCCCATTACGGTCCGGACTCCCGGATCTACCTGGCGTGGACCTACTGGTACCTCGGCCATCCGCAGGCGGAGGCGGCCCAGCTCTCCTACGACTACCTCGCGACCAATCCGGGGCTGGCCAACTGCTGGACCTGCTGGCCGGAGGATTACCGCACCAGCTTCTTCACCGGGCAGTACGCGGCCGTGGTCGGACCGCGCATCCTGCTGCCGCTGCTCTCCGCGCCGTTCGTCGTGCTGATCGGTCCGGCCGGACTGCTCGTCGTCCCGATCATCGGCTACGCACTGGCGATCGTCGCGACGGTGGTGCTCGCGTCCCGGCTCTGGGGGCCCCGGTGGGCCCTGGTGGCCGGCGCGATGCTGCTGCTGCCGGTCTCGGTCTCGCGCTGGAGCGTGGTCGCGCACACCGAGGGGCCGGCGTTCGCGCTGCTGACCCTGCCGCTGTTGCTGTTGCCGCTGGCCCAGCGGGTCACCCGCAAACACGTCGCCTGGTACGTCGTCCTGGTCGTGCTCGGGATGCTCAACCGGCAGTTCGCGATCGCGCTGCCGGTCGCCGTCGGCGCGGCCTGGCTGCTCGTGGCCGTCCGCGACCGCGCGATCCGCAACCCGTGGCTGCCGTTCGCGGTCTGGGGCAGCCTCGTGGGGGTCGGCGTCCTCGCCGTCCAGATGCTCGTCTCACCGCTGATCTTCGGCGGCGAGGAGCTGTCGCTCAGCCGTCGATTCGACGACCTCGCCGGGAAGTACTTCGGGACCTATGGCGTCGCCGCCCTCCCGGACGTGGTCTGGAACATCGTCCGCTCGGACCTGCTGCGGGTGCGGTACGACCTGGCGTTGGTCGCCTTGCTGGCCGCCGCCACGGTCGCCGTGGTCTGGCGGTTCCGCAGCGAGCTGTCCGCGCTGGCGGCCGGCGCGTTCCTCGTCGTGAGCGCGATCAACGTGGTCGAGTTCTGGCCGGCGGCGTTCCGCTATCACGCGCCGATCGTCCCGTTGCTGGTGCTGGCCGTCGTCGCGCTGCTGGTCGACCTGTGGGGGCCGATCCGCCGGGTGCCGTCCCGCTCCACCGAGGCCGGGGCCCGCGAGCCGGTGCCACTGCCTCGGCGGGCCCGGCGATGGCGGCCGATCCGGTTCGGGACGCAGTGGGTCGGCGCGCTGCCCGCACACGCCTGGGCCACGATCGCCGGGCTGGTCGTCGTCAGCCTCGCCGTGCTCGCGGACCGGACCTGGCACTACGGTCCGACCAGCCTCTACCACCTCGCGTGGTCGTACCGGTTCCTCGGCCACTCGCCGGCCGAGGCGACCGCGCTGACCTACCAGGGCCTCTCCGACAAGGCGTTCTTCCAAGAGAACTGTTCCGGCTGGTCCTGCTGGCAGAACGGGGACAGCTGGCTGTTCGAGCACGCCGGGTCCGCCGATCCCAACCTGATCTACCCACTGCTCTCCGCGCCGTTCGTCGCGGTGCTCGGCGCACCGGGTCTGCTCGTCGTCCCGTTCGTCTCGTTCCTGGCCGCGATCGGGATGCTGACGCACTTCGCTGCCGCCCGCTGGGGCGCGCTGGCCGGTGCGGTGACCGCGGTCGTATTCGTGATCAGCGACCGGATCGTCGTCACGTCGATGGCCGGGTCCGCCGACATGCTCGCGATCGCCCTCTGCTGCGCGTGCCTGTTCACGCTGCCGCTCGCCCGGCGCCGTGGGCGGCGGGCGCTGGCCGCGTTCGCACTGCTGGTCGCGCTGATGCTGCTGGCTCGGTCGCCGGCGTTGGCGTTCGTCGGAGCGGTGGCGGTCGGGTGGCTCGTCGTCGCGGTGCGCGATCGGTCGGTGCGCAACCCATGGCTCCCGTACGCGGCGATCTCGGCTGGGCTGGCGGTGCTCGTGGTCGTCCTCGGGCAACTCGTCGCGGTCGCCGACGCCCGCTACCTCGGGCGTGCGAGCGAACTGCTGGACGGTAGCGACGTCGGTGGTGCGCTGACCGAGCGGCTCGCGGAGACGGTCGACGTGGACGGTCGGTACCTCGCGGTGGACTCCGTGCTCTGTGTCGTGCTCGTGGTGGCGGTCGTCGTGGCGCTGGCTCGGGTGCCACGGGATCCGCTCGCGGCGATGGCGCTCGGCGGGTTCGTCGTCGCCGCGCTGCTGGAGGTGCTCACAGGGGTCCCGTCCGGAGCGCGCTGGTTCAGCCCGGTGTTCCCGCTGTTGTTGCTCACTGCGATGGCCGTACTGGCGCAGCTGTTCGAGCAACTCGGCCCCTGGGAGGTGCCCGGCGCGACGGCGCGTGCGGCGCTCCCGGCGTCCGCCCCGACGTCACCGCCGGTGCTCACCGCGAGCGGTGCAAACCACCATAAATAGCGTTAAGACTGGTACCGTTCACGCGCGTCGGACCCCAGTCCTTCCGTCGCTGCGGCGGCGCCCGTTCGAACGGCACGTGATGAGTGAAGACGGCGAGCTCTACGACGAACGCCGACTTGCGGCGGTGGACCGCGCTACCGCGATCCTGGCCGGAGTTCCGCTCTCGATGGATGCGATCGCCGGTGCGGCAGCCAGCGTGGCTGGCGCTCCGATCGGCGTCGTCTCCCTGGTGGACGGCGAGTGGGACCGCCTGGTCGGCCTGCACGGCGTCGACGGCGTGTTCGCACTCACGCGGCGGATCGCGGTGGCCGACTCGCTCTGCCGCACCGTGGTGGCCTCCGGCAAGCCGGTCTGGATCTCCGACACGATGACCGATCCCCGGGCCGCCGGGGCCGCGGTCGTCTCGTACCTCGGTATCGGTGCGTTCGCCGGAGTACCCCTGCGTGGATCCAACGGCGCGGTGGTCGGCAGCGTCTGCGCGCTCGACGTCGTCCCGCGCGACTGGACCACCGGGCACCAAGCAGCCCTGGACGGTGTCGCGGCGACCACCGGGCTGCTGCCCGGCGTGGCCGGTGTCGCCGCCGAGCTGACCGTGAACCTGCTCGACCTGGTGCCGCTG
This region of Cryptosporangium minutisporangium genomic DNA includes:
- a CDS encoding NAD(P)-dependent alcohol dehydrogenase gives rise to the protein MKACVRTVYGEADVLEVREVPAPTPGDREVLVRVRAASNDRGVWHMMTGRPYLMRPVIGLRAPKVAVLGRAFAGVVTEVGAQVTRFRPGDEVFGTNSTGCWAEYAVAPEKRLASLPPNVSFEQASTVGCSGTSALQAIRDLGRVRAGQRVLVIGAAGGVGSFAVQIGKSLGATVTGVCSTSKIDLVRSIGADDVIDYTREEVDAHGARYDVVVDTAGNRPLSLLQRALTPTGTLVLVGGEESRGRLLQGFHRQLFAPLIGIVRRRRMRNLLGTENVADFEELGRLMTAGSVTPPIVHTYSLDEAPDAMRYLAEGHPAGKIVITV
- a CDS encoding helix-turn-helix transcriptional regulator yields the protein MVKPTRVTNSIRALRFANGEMTQAELAERIGVTRQTVIAIEQGRYSPSLEMAFRIARVFHVPLDDVFHYPEDPGGAT
- a CDS encoding serine/threonine-protein kinase — its product is MLFDRAQLTAALPQYEVGAELGRGGFGLVIEGRHRRLGRPVAIKILTISGPDVERRFLAEAQVMAVFDHPHVVRVHDYAESDGLCLIVMEHLPGGTLTSRIAEGIRPETACAIGLAIADALHAAHQRGIVHRDIKPDNVLFAGDGAVKVTDFGIAKLFEGSSITTGTLVGTPAYAAPEQILGQRVGPPTDVYAVGGLVYHMLTGRTPFSLELPFSAMLHHHLTKRPELPAGMPPQIAAVIGQTLEKEPAARPASAKAFALALAAAAVADFGSSWSANADTPLRVDDDVRAVMALTTGSAQARLGGRPRPAPRRQSTDASVPLQLRTPPPGHLAIPESGPFTPPPGYDLSGTNYDRTGGVGSSYGHGVQPGGPVTPGYRPPTNVGPSFGHGAGPDVRSSFGHGADDALGAPPVTRSGRHAAEPDVAPISGPGFAPPTSSTGVAPPLSPAGSVGSPPVGSPPVGSPPPLGSPPFGGPPLDSSARLGSVPPPASPAPFGSPPPTGHPVSVGHSASGTSDATPWRAGPGIGRRAARRRQQRSEPHPDDLDAEEGLPRRMVILLVIIVVVVAAISIAIGAGLGSLQRSTESDSLPAPHSVVESVRQ